From the genome of Anopheles moucheti chromosome 3, idAnoMoucSN_F20_07, whole genome shotgun sequence, one region includes:
- the LOC128304517 gene encoding uncharacterized protein LOC128304517, producing the protein MMMPVVSSFVLCAFLCATTSGVPVASNATGLGAALTNIANSFVVVSEEQQQTVSSRIDTEAPTVPHLESANVLPALMHIALTPEEHHIKAHTEELVYTNKTDAQGVVKITIVEKNSSEELTTDEAATEEYNDDDDDTTTDEITTETEDGLTTVVPSTTGSPTLRSTTPTAILTVLGNDQVDKEKEEEIKQNIKEVEAMPVILTVGV; encoded by the exons atgatgatgccaGTGGTGTCTTCTTTTGTG CTGTGTGCCTTCCTGTGTGCCACGACCAGCGGTGTACCGGTGGCATCGAACGCAACCGGACTTGGGGCGGCTCTAACCAACATTGCCAACAGCTTCGTGGTGGTTAGCGAGGAACAGCAGCAGACAGTGAGCAGTCGCATTGACACGGAAGCGCCTACCGTACCACATCTGGAATCTGCCAATGTCCTTCCTGCGCTCATGCACATTGCTCTCACCCCGGAAGAGCATCACATTAAGGCGCATACGGAAGAGTTGgtttatacaaacaaaaccgatgcGCAGGGTGTGGTGAAGATCACTATCGTTGAGAAAAATTCGTCTGAAGAATTAACGACAGATGAAGCTGCTACGGAAGAATAtaacgacgatgatgatgatacgaCTACAGATGAAATCACCACAGAGACAGAAGATGGTCTAACAACTGTTGTTCCGAGCACTACCGGTTCACCCACGTTGCGATCCACTACGCCAACTGCCATTCTTACCGTGCTCGGAAATGATCAAGTGGACAAGGAAAAGGAGGAAGAAATCAAGCAAAACATTAAAGAGGTGGAAGCGATGCCGGTGATACTGACTGTCGGCGTCTAG
- the LOC128300195 gene encoding U6 snRNA-associated Sm-like protein LSm5 yields the protein MAQTAVANQSTLLPLELVDKCIGSRIHIIMKNDKEIVGTLLGFDDFVNMLLEDVTEYENTPEGRRITKLDQILLNGNNITMLVPGSSGDLPDAS from the exons ATGGCACAGACAGCCGTAGCGAATCAATCGACATTGCTTCCTCTTG AGCTGGTGGATAAATGTATCGGCTCGCGGATACACATTATCATGAAAAACGATAAGGAGATCGTTGGAACCTTGCTCGGATTCGATGACTTTGTCAACATGCTGCTCGAGGACGTGACGGAGTACGAGAACACACCGGAAGGACGGCGGATAACTAAGCTGGACCAGATCTTGCTGAACGGTAACAACATCACGATG CTCGTACCCGGTTCCAGCGGTGACCTTCCAGATGCATCCTAA